AAGAGTGGGAAGAAGGTATCTCCCTCTCTATTTTCCGCCCGTTCACAAGACAATGCAAACTGAAGGATGATGTTTTAGAATTATGCATGACAGGATATTGCATTAAATTCGCTATTATTCACTAATTCACTTTTTCAATTCTTTCCAGACTTTCTCCGGTAACAGCGGCACCGAGCGCACCCTTGCTCCGCAGGCATTGGCTATGGCATTAGCCACGGCAGGCGCAACACCGATAAGCGGAACTTCTCCCATACCCTTGGCCTTATAGGGTCCTCCGGCGTAGGGCTTCTCCAAGAAAGTTATATCATATTCCGGTTTATCGGCGGTAGTGGCGAGAACATAGTCCGTGAAGTTGGGGTTTACCATTATCCCGTTCTTATATACAAGGTTCTCATAAAGCGCCCAGCTCATGCCCTGCAGTATGCCTCCCTGCGCCTGCCCCGTGGCCAGGCGCGGGTTAACGATTTTACCCACATCGTAGGCGGCCCAGATCTTCAGCACTTTGGTAACGCCTGTTTTCAGGTCCACCTCGACCTCTGCGGCATCGGCGGAATATGAATAAATCACATAAGCATCGCCCTGACCGTCTTCCATTTTAAAAGTGGTGCGGGGAGCGGCATACCAGCCCTGCTCGCTCATCTTATGTCGGCGGTTCCAGCATTCGGCCGTAACTTCCCTGAAAGTTACGCTTTTGCCGCCCATTGAGAAAACGCCGCGGGCAGCGGTCATTGGCCCGGAGGCACGCGCGCCTTTTAAAACCAACAGATCAAAAGCTGTTTTAAAGATCCTTTCCCGCAAAGGCCCGGCGGCGTCTATTATGGCGTTGCCGCTCATCAATGTGGTGCGGCTGGCCACGGTAGGGCCTGAGTCCGGAACTTTTGAAGTATCCACTTCTTCCACGCGCACACTTTCATAAGGGGCGTTCAAAGTTTCCGCCGCTATCTGGGCAAGCACCGTAAGCGCGCCCTGTCCCATTTCGGTATTGCCCACATTCACGCACACTGAAGAATCCTTGTAAATATTCACCAGAGCGCCCGCCCGGTCCAGGTAGCGGCCCTTGGCGCCCAGCCCCACCCCGTAATAGGTAGCTGAAAACCCCAGCCCGCGGGCTATGCCCGCGGAGTTTTGAGTTTTAAGTTTTGAATTTTGAGTTTTTTTGTCCCAGCCCGAGCGTTTTCTTACGGTCCGCACCAGTTCTTTCAGGCCGCAGGAAGAATTGATTTTCTGCCCGGTTACGGTTTTATCGCCGGGCGCGAGCATATTCTTAAGCCGGAACTCCACCGGGTCCATGCCTATTTTAGCCGCAAGCTCGTCTATAAGAGATTCCTGCGCGAAACAGATCTGCGGCTGGCCGAAGCCGCGGAAAGCCCCGCAGGGCACTTTATTGGTGGCGGCGGCATAAGTTTCGATTGAAACATTAGCTATCTTGTAGGGCCCTGCCGCGTGCACCGTGCCGCGCCAGAGCACTATAGGAGAAAGAGTTGCATAAGCTCCGCCATCCAGCACATATTTAACCCGGCAGGCCGTAAGGCGGCCTTTCTTGTCGGCGCCGTAAGCCACGCGGGCCCAGCCCGGATGGCGCTTTGACATGGACTGAAAATCTTCTTTTCGCCCGTAGATCAGCTTCACGGGGCGGCCTGTTTTAGCCGCGCACAGGGCCGCGTGAGAGGCCACCAGCGCCGGCACGTCTTCTTTGCCTCCGAAACCGCCGCCGGTAACGGTCTGTAGTATTTTAACCTTATGATAGGGCAGGCCAAGCGCCGCCGCTACCGCGTCCAGAATGTAAAAGGGGCACTGGGTGGAACTATGCACGGTAACTCCGCCGTCCGTTTCGGGCACGGCTATCGCACCCTGTGTTTCCAGATAGGCGTGCACCTGATAGTTGGTGGAGAATTCCCCCTCCACGACATAAGCCGCATTATCAAAGGCCTTATCCACGGCACCTTTTTTTATCACAAAACTTGAAATAATATTATCTTTGCCGTAAATTTTTATGGAATCTTTTTCAAGGGCCTTAAGCGGGTCTTCTATGAACGGCAGCTCCCGGTATTTAACTTCCACTAGGCGCGCGGCCGCTTTAGCCGCCGCGGCGGTTTGGGCCACCACAAGCGCCACGGTTTCCCCCGCAAAACGCGCCTCTTTTTCCGGCAGGAACGGGTAATCCTGCATGACCACCGGCCATTTGTTGACGCCTTTAATATCTTTGTATGTAACTAAAGTCACATAGCCGGGAATACCGCGGGCTTTAGCGTCCGAGATCGCGAGTATTTTAATGCGGGGCCGCGGGCTTCTTACGGCTGCCGCGTAAAGCATGCCGGCAAATTCCCGGTCGTCCGCGTAGGCCGCTCGGCCGGTGACTTTTATAAGCGCGTCTTTCCTGGGAAGGGATTTGCCGACAAACGAAAGTTTATCCATGGTTCCTCGACAATATTAGTGTAGAGTGTAGAGTTGAGAGTGTAGAGTGTTTTAAGTAATTTCTTTATAGTCTCTACACTATCCACTCTCCACTATCTACTTACAAATCTTCATATGTGCGCCGTCACGTTTATAGTGAAGCTTTATTATTTCAGCCAGCACTGAAACGGCTATTTCGCCCGGCGTTTTACCGCCCAGATTAAGCCCGACCGGCGAATACACCCTTTTATCTTTAAGCGGATAAAGTTTTTTGGCGCCGAGCTGCCGGAATATCTCGCGCACTTTGTCGGCGCTGCCTATCATACCTATATAGGGCGCGGGGGTGGGCATCACGGCTGCAAGGCATTCTTTGTCTAAAGCGTGGCCGCGCGTTACAATTACCACATATGTGTCTTTATCGACGTCCGCTTCGGCCACGGCTTTATGCGGCAATTCGTTTATTATCGCGAGCGCCCCCGGGAACCTGTCGGAATTGGCGAATTCTTTGCGGTCGTCGGCCACCAGGTACGGGAAGCCTGCCAGGCGGCAAGCTTCGGCGATTTTCACTCCCACGTGTCCCGCGCCAAGTATCAGCACTTTAAAAGGATTTTTGTATACGTCTATGTAAACTTCCATCTTGCCCATGCAGAGCATACCGGTATTCCCCCTGGGCTTCAGGTCAAAAACAAATCTGCCGCTTTCGCCTTTCTTTATGCATTCCACCGCCTGGCGTATAGTTAGTGCTTCAATACTGCCGCCGCCCACCGTGCCCTCTATTGAGCCGTCGGCATATACCAGCATTTTGGCGCCGGCTTCGCGCGGCGTGGAGCCGCCCACGCCTATCACGGTCACAAAAGCGATGTTCCTGCCGCCGTCTATGGCTTCCGAAAGCATTTTAATCAGATTTTTGGGCTCATTCATACCGTTTATTTTACCTTTTATTTGATATCTATTTTTTCTCCCAGAAATCTCGGTTTTTTTCCGAAAAACAGATCCGTGAACATAACGACCCTGGCGAAATACTCTCTGAAGCGTGTTTTGAAACCCCAAAAATAATTTACGCCTTTGGCGTTATACCCGACCACATCAAACCCGGACAAGCGCCCCAGAAACACCGCCCGTTGATTATGAAATTTTTGCGATATCACGGTAAAACTGTTCTGGCCGAATACTTCACCGCACCTTACCACCGAATCAAGAGTTCTGCGCCCGGCGTAATCCAGGTATATCCTGTCTTGCGGAATCCCCTGTTTCAACAGTTCTTTCCTCATCTCCTCGGGCTCGTTATAAAAACGCGTCCGGTTGTCGCCGCTGACTATGATATTTGCAATTTTCCCCGCATTATATAATTCAACCGCGGCCTCTATCCTGTTATAAAAAAAAGGATTTGTGCCGCCGCCTTTCAGAAAATGGCTGGTACCCAGCAAAAGGCCGGTTTTATTGGGTTTTATTTTCGCGACATCGTCAAAAGTCAGATCCGTTGTTTTATAAGCCACCAGTATATTGGCGCATAAAACGGCTGCGGCAAAAAGCAAAAAGCCGTAAAACAACAGTTTTAAAATTTTACCCCCGGCGGTTGTTTTCATACTGTTTAATAAAGTTTAAGAAAAATCCAGTATACAAAGCAATTTATTAAAGTGAGCGGCGCGCCCACGCGCGCGAATTCCCAGAAAGTTAAAGTCTGGCCGGATCTTTTCTCCGCGTTATGCACGATTATGATATTGCTGGCGGCTCCAAGTATGAACAGATTTCCGGCCACGGTGGAGGCGGCGGCCAGCGCCATAAGGGCGCGCGGTTCCGCTTTTAAATGAGCGAGCATGGGCAGATAAAGCGCAACCAGCGGCACATTTGAAATAAACTGGCTTAAGGCAGCGCTTATTACGGTTATGGCGCCGACGGAGGCT
This is a stretch of genomic DNA from Elusimicrobiota bacterium. It encodes these proteins:
- a CDS encoding xanthine dehydrogenase family protein molybdopterin-binding subunit, translating into MDKLSFVGKSLPRKDALIKVTGRAAYADDREFAGMLYAAAVRSPRPRIKILAISDAKARGIPGYVTLVTYKDIKGVNKWPVVMQDYPFLPEKEARFAGETVALVVAQTAAAAKAAARLVEVKYRELPFIEDPLKALEKDSIKIYGKDNIISSFVIKKGAVDKAFDNAAYVVEGEFSTNYQVHAYLETQGAIAVPETDGGVTVHSSTQCPFYILDAVAAALGLPYHKVKILQTVTGGGFGGKEDVPALVASHAALCAAKTGRPVKLIYGRKEDFQSMSKRHPGWARVAYGADKKGRLTACRVKYVLDGGAYATLSPIVLWRGTVHAAGPYKIANVSIETYAAATNKVPCGAFRGFGQPQICFAQESLIDELAAKIGMDPVEFRLKNMLAPGDKTVTGQKINSSCGLKELVRTVRKRSGWDKKTQNSKLKTQNSAGIARGLGFSATYYGVGLGAKGRYLDRAGALVNIYKDSSVCVNVGNTEMGQGALTVLAQIAAETLNAPYESVRVEEVDTSKVPDSGPTVASRTTLMSGNAIIDAAGPLRERIFKTAFDLLVLKGARASGPMTAARGVFSMGGKSVTFREVTAECWNRRHKMSEQGWYAAPRTTFKMEDGQGDAYVIYSYSADAAEVEVDLKTGVTKVLKIWAAYDVGKIVNPRLATGQAQGGILQGMSWALYENLVYKNGIMVNPNFTDYVLATTADKPEYDITFLEKPYAGGPYKAKGMGEVPLIGVAPAVANAIANACGARVRSVPLLPEKVWKELKK
- a CDS encoding XdhC/CoxI family protein encodes the protein MNEPKNLIKMLSEAIDGGRNIAFVTVIGVGGSTPREAGAKMLVYADGSIEGTVGGGSIEALTIRQAVECIKKGESGRFVFDLKPRGNTGMLCMGKMEVYIDVYKNPFKVLILGAGHVGVKIAEACRLAGFPYLVADDRKEFANSDRFPGALAIINELPHKAVAEADVDKDTYVVIVTRGHALDKECLAAVMPTPAPYIGMIGSADKVREIFRQLGAKKLYPLKDKRVYSPVGLNLGGKTPGEIAVSVLAEIIKLHYKRDGAHMKICK
- a CDS encoding YdcF family protein, producing MKTTAGGKILKLLFYGFLLFAAAVLCANILVAYKTTDLTFDDVAKIKPNKTGLLLGTSHFLKGGGTNPFFYNRIEAAVELYNAGKIANIIVSGDNRTRFYNEPEEMRKELLKQGIPQDRIYLDYAGRRTLDSVVRCGEVFGQNSFTVISQKFHNQRAVFLGRLSGFDVVGYNAKGVNYFWGFKTRFREYFARVVMFTDLFFGKKPRFLGEKIDIK